Proteins from a single region of Kluyveromyces lactis strain NRRL Y-1140 chromosome C complete sequence:
- the PFU1 gene encoding Pfu1p (similar to uniprot|Q06640 Saccharomyces cerevisiae YDR306C Hypothetical ORF), with product MANKRRPKKVKPPYRKYVGGVGFTHTQGFSQIAEENDTTNIQKFNELQINEIRNPSDSEESRLQGDSVRSDVTDYGGMKLPLEIFDLTISMMSPQDIRMNLVLVCRAWYLICIPKLYRTPKLTSRNFLKFVETVLADRKRKTCEHVVHLDLSPIIQSGKNSYVSKVLRRCSKNLVSFTAPQTSFGIAPLISLKSCQNLKYLDLGLVSETVNLKELFLAIKNFHELTHLSFPRSSIQCDGYRDFQWPPNLQYLKLSGGITNEFVQETIFPNTIKILEFSFCPQINEHSIYTVLAKIGDNLTQLYFHYPMPALKDNSLDHVFRYCSNLKVLQLMIDYCTRWVFSEYFFTQLPYPRPLRTLILECSGHLGQTFKVHPDDLTIAICEGRLPCLKIIRISSRLGWDSQGDDVGDLVSSLEEENGGSMYITY from the coding sequence ATGGCTAATAAAAGAAGGCCAAAGAAAGTAAAGCCTCCTTATAGAAAATATGTTGGCGGTGTTGGATTCACACACACTCAAGGGTTCAGTCAAATAgctgaagaaaatgacaCAACGAATATCCAAAAGTTTAATGAATTACAAATAAACGAAATACGTAATCCTTCTGATAGCGAGGAATCACGACTACAGGGAGATTCTGTCCGATCAGATGTAACTGATTACGGTGGTATGAAGCTTCCACTAGAAATATTTGACCTTACGATTTCTATGATGAGTCCGCAAGATATCAGGATGAACTTAGTGCTAGTGTGTCGAGCATGGTATCTTATATGCATACCAAAATTATATCGTACACCAAAGTTAACTAGTCGAAACTTTTTAAAGTTTGTGGAAACGGTATTGGCAGATAGGAAGAGAAAAACATGTGAGCACGTAGTTCATTTGGATTTATCTCCTATTATACAGAGTGGGAAGAATAGCTATGTGTCAAAAGTGCTACGACGTTGCTCTAAAAATTTGGTTTCATTTACAGCGCCACAGACTAGTTTTGGAATAGCTCCTTTGATCAGTCTTAAATCCTGCCAAAACCTTAAATACCTTGATTTAGGATTGGTATCAGAAACAGTCAAtttaaaagaattattcTTGGCGATCAAAAACTTCCATGAGTTAACACATTTATCGTTTCCAAGAAGTTCCATTCAATGTGACGGATATAGAGACTTCCAATGGCCCCCAAATTTACAATATTTGAAGCTCAGTGGTGGGATCACAAATGAGTTCGTGCAAGAAACGATATTTCCTAATACCATCAAAATCTTAGAGTTTTCATTTTGTCCCCAAATTAATGAACATTCAATATACACAGTATTGGCCAAAATTGGTGATAATTTGACACAACTATACTTCCATTATCCAATGCCAGCCTTAAAGGACAATTCCTTGGATCATGTATTCAGGTACTGTTCCAATTTAAAAGTACTACAACTAATGATAGATTATTGCACCAGATGGGTTTTCAGTGAATACTTCTTTACGCAATTACCATATCCTCGGCCGCTTAGAACCCTCATATTGGAATGTAGCGGCCACCTTGGTCAAACATTCAAAGTACATCCTGATGACTTAACTATAGCGATATGTGAGGGTAGATTGCC
- a CDS encoding uncharacterized protein (similar to uniprot|Q12042 Saccharomyces cerevisiae YPL162C Hypothetical ORF) encodes MQNDNECKLLGPVSIAIQLLMAFLIICSLLLKRQSEHPKRTWVVWCYDVGKQILGALSIHFLNVLISVLKGSNSLEDAIIFIFRAGLKLMTKDGGSDSGDECDWFFLNLLLDTTVGIPILWCCLTFYEYILTAIGIENIESGNYFSESESHSSTAKREPLFSAFLKQLTVFIVSLASMKGCLFLILLYFENVAEWLANWVLGWSDPWPNLQVFLVMFVFPLLLNCFQCFCVDTIIKLPATNITAQNVDNFDQESLIESDGIYVTRTVSNKRYGTIV; translated from the coding sequence ATGCAAAATGACAACGAATGTAAGCTATTAGGTCCAGTTTCTATTGCCATACAACTGCTGATGGCCTTTCTGATAATATGTTCGttattattgaaaagaCAATCAGAGCATCCCAAGAGAACGTGGGTAGTTTGGTGCTACGATGTTGGAAAACAAATCCTTGGTGCTTTGAGCATACATTTCTTGAATGTACTGATTAGTGTGCTTAAAGGAAGTAATTCCCTTGAGGAtgctattattttcatttttagGGCCGgattgaaattaatgaCTAAGGATGGTGGATCTGACTCTGGGGACGAATGTGACTGGTTTTTTTTGAACCTATTATTAGATACCACTGTCGGAATACCGATTCTTTGGTGCTGTCTCACATTTTACGAGTACATACTGACAGCTATAGGAATTGAGAATATCGAAAGTGGCAATTACTTCtcagaatcagaatctCATTCTTCTACAGCGAAACGTGAACCGTTGTTTTCAGCATTTTTGAAACAGTTGACGGTTTTCATCGTTAGCTTAGCTTCAATGAAAGGGTGTTTGTTTCTAATACTTCTATATTTCGAAAATGTCGCAGAATGGTTGGCCAACTGGGTGCTTGGCTGGTCCGATCCATGGCCTAACCTGCAAGTGTTTTTGGTCATGTTCGTTTTCCCCTTACTTCTAAATTGTTTCCAGTGTTTCTGCGTTGACACTATTATCAAATTGCCAGCAACGAATATTACTGCTCAGAATGTAGACAATTTCGATCAAGAATCGTTAATTGAGAGTGATGGAATATATGTCACAAGAACTGTTTCGAATAAACGGTATGGAACAATAGTAtag
- the BEM4 gene encoding Bem4p (similar to uniprot|P39011 Saccharomyces cerevisiae YPL161C BEM4 Protein involved in establishment of cell polarity and bud emergence interacts with the Rho1p small GTP-binding protein and with the Rho-type GTPase Cdc42p): MEYEQILFGLQPLLNAANPKDVPVQDVFLQSYITVLEQLAVHLRAESNRDLIRETGLLSQLLRVLNSFLDYAFQESSKRIQFLQISSELVRSIANCLVDNDANREVFWNGDCTKHNEFIDYYAGRILGLFDEEDYVVKLQLRTVVLISNLAMDNDTYYERAARRVAVPLFKLIISMKNVFLDEQYNLLVGTSFDLLCSFVDHKKFLSLVQLVSLSEVLIQVCKCIESTSNIAVCNSGEIDTSKNDAQIEEVEDEEEDTFLPSLVNNISHCILKTSEPEDYNFSDEVNTSILQHNLLTSLENLGSKEFDNQLIINREILSSIANVSSNKSYSNGKDVDISIKLLQCHKSSYAAASALIVISNYVSDAQKANEINKKLSYDIIVKSSTTIRDPIQFQGLLSLLRKLLKPDIIMFTPNETLAQLSQLLVICHDQSNYYQGLSPILEMLLQKLLAVSTAKTLTTMIAAVPRFTEVLSNRGIILSCQAIDKLAKKRDLESPLSVDLLAKKVFEYCKNITLDNLLQDPFTTFHILRSTGIYINETPTDEQDEVFDKYSDVIFKLLEASLSTKSSTETAAKAIWNNGRYLAGMVIASKCSTIPKEVKDIAHQCFQ, translated from the coding sequence ATGGAATATGAGCAGATACTATTTGGTTTGCAACCATTGCTCAATGCAGCTAATCCAAAGGATGTTCCTGTCCAGGACGTCTTTTTACAAAGTTATATTACagttcttgaacaattaGCGGTGCATCTACGTGCTGAATCAAACAGAGACCTTATTAGAGAAACTGGTCTATTAAGTCAATTGTTGAGGGTACTAAATTCCTTTTTGGATTATGCATTCCAAGAATCAAGTAAACGGAtacaatttcttcaaatctctTCAGAATTAGTAAGATCCATTGCAAATTGCCTGGTTGATAATGATGCTAATAGGGAGGTATTTTGGAATGGCGACTGTACCAAACATAACGAATTTATCGACTACTACGCTGGCAGGATACTTGGTCTATTTGACGAGGAAGACTACGTTGTTAAATTGCAATTGAGGACAGTTGTTTTAATTTCTAACTTGGCCATGGATAACGATACCTATTATGAAAGAGCAGCAAGAAGAGTAGCTGTCCcacttttcaaattgattaTTTCTATGAAAAATGTATTTCTAGACGAACAGTACAACCTACTTGTCGGAACTTCTTTTGACCTCTTATGCTCCTTTGTAGATCATAAGAAGTTTTTATCTTTGGTTCAGCTCGTTTCCCTTTCTGAAGTTTTAATTCAAGTCTGTAAATGCATTGAAAGCACTTCCAATATAGCAGTTTGCAATTCTGGAGAAATTGATACTTCGAAAAATGATGCgcaaattgaagaagttgaagatgaagaggaagataCATTTTTACCCAGCTTGGTCAATAATATCTCACATTGTATATTGAAGACTTCTGAACCTGAGGATTACAATTTTTCCGATGAGGTCAACACTTCTATCCTCCAACACAATCTATTAACATCACTCGAAAATCTAGGCtcaaaagaatttgataacCAGTTGATCATTAATAGGGAGATACTCTCTTCTATTGCTAACGTTTCTAGTAATAAATCCTACTCCAATGGGAAAGATGTCGATATTTCCATCAAATTGCTACAATGTCATAAGTCATCATACGCCGCTGCATCAGCGTTGATAGTCATTTCCAATTACGTCTCTGATGCTCAGAAGGCAAATGAGATCAATAAAAAACTATCTTACGACATTATTGTCAAATCAAGTACAACAATTCGAGACCCCATACAATTCCAAGGTTTGTTATCTTTGTTGAGAAAGTTACTTAAACCAGATATTATAATGTTCACTCCAAACGAGACATTGGCGCAGTTAAGTCAGCTACTAGTTATCTGCCATGATCAATCAAATTACTATCAAGGTCTCTCTCCAATATTAGAAATGTTGTTACAAAAATTATTGGCCGTGTCAACTGCAAAGACCCTGACAACTATGATAGCTGCTGTACCAAGATTTACTGAAGTGCTATCTAATAGAGGAATAATATTATCTTGTCAGGCCATTGACAAATTAGCTAAAAAGCGTGATCTTGAAAGCCCGTTGTCGGTTGATCTGCTGGCCAAGaaagtatttgaatattgtAAAAACATAACTCTAGACAACTTGTTGCAAGATCCATTCACCACATTTCATATATTAAGGTCTACGggcatatatataaatgaaaCCCCAACAGACGAACAAGATGAAGTGTTTGACAAGTACTCAGATGTAATTTTTAAGCTTCTTGAAGCATCTTTGTCAACCAAAAGCTCAACGGAAACAGCTGCAAAAGCAATCTGGAATAATGGTAGGTATCTTGCTGGCATGGTCATAGCCTCTAAATGCTCTACAATCCCTAAAGAAGTCAAAGATATAGCTCATCAATGTTTCCAATAA